From Treponema primitia ZAS-1, the proteins below share one genomic window:
- a CDS encoding helix-turn-helix transcriptional regulator: MTETISIQERPLTIDQASEFLNFKKSYLYKLVCSGKVPCYRPGGKRVFFKLSDLKEYVYRHRQSADYEIKEEAERIING; this comes from the coding sequence ATGACCGAAACAATTTCAATTCAAGAAAGGCCGCTTACCATTGATCAAGCGTCCGAATTTCTCAACTTCAAAAAGAGCTATCTTTACAAATTGGTATGCTCTGGAAAAGTTCCCTGTTACCGTCCAGGTGGCAAGCGTGTATTTTTCAAATTATCCGATTTGAAAGAATACGTTTACCGACATCGGCAATCCGCTGATTATGAGATAAAGGAAGAGGCTGAAAGGATCATAAATGGATAA
- a CDS encoding AAA family ATPase: MIPRNTETQDSLIGAFLEGLPVPDFMTPEMFTGFYQKAFIEISRLKKKGFVIINNELLIKNCGFGVQDSDRLKKMVGGYSFVKDNQEFYFNNLLEDYNKFKTWETLALFKERIESGSVSRQEIEDGLNAIIETVRSKPLGSTGGGNIKDLLQKEFPPINWAVPGLIRQGLTILVGAQKLGKSWLVLCMGLAVSSGGFVLGKIKVKKMRVLYLTLEDTPQDLQERLLSLGADGSEDFLYETKMTGTTELRAYIKRNPGIKMVIVDTFGKFLSIQDGNDYNEVVRTASSLKAIADEFSICIIAIHHTKKGGGDSSDWTEMVLGSQGLSATADQTLLLKRKRGESKAELLLTGRRVRDDLVYELEFNSAVGSWTISDEKEFKVETRLNETQSAIIDLLQAESRTFTVSEIAKALNKARSTISEQTKKLADSGLIENLYQGQYRIKPSETISERSFGSAPLGKPNEPNTEPVENKAETDDMILKTIMDFDPQIVSVKDLSELLDIPLETVEVRCKELVDNGSITQRESGYSALGLF, encoded by the coding sequence ATGATCCCCCGAAATACCGAAACGCAAGATTCTCTGATAGGCGCTTTTCTGGAAGGACTCCCGGTCCCGGATTTTATGACTCCGGAGATGTTCACCGGATTTTACCAAAAGGCTTTTATCGAAATTTCACGATTAAAAAAGAAAGGGTTTGTAATAATCAATAACGAACTTCTTATAAAAAATTGTGGGTTTGGGGTCCAGGACTCCGACCGTCTGAAAAAAATGGTGGGCGGTTACTCTTTCGTAAAGGATAACCAGGAATTTTATTTTAATAATCTTTTGGAAGATTACAATAAATTCAAAACATGGGAAACTCTTGCTTTATTCAAGGAACGTATTGAGAGCGGTTCCGTATCACGTCAAGAAATCGAGGACGGCTTAAACGCTATCATTGAAACGGTACGCAGTAAACCTTTAGGCAGTACGGGTGGCGGAAATATCAAAGATTTATTGCAAAAAGAATTCCCTCCGATAAATTGGGCTGTTCCTGGGCTTATTCGACAGGGATTAACAATCCTGGTGGGGGCGCAAAAGCTGGGTAAGTCATGGCTTGTACTTTGCATGGGTTTGGCGGTTTCGTCTGGCGGTTTTGTTCTAGGGAAGATCAAAGTCAAAAAAATGAGAGTTCTTTATCTAACCTTGGAAGACACCCCACAAGATTTACAGGAACGGCTATTGTCATTGGGAGCAGATGGAAGCGAAGATTTTCTATATGAAACTAAAATGACCGGGACAACGGAGTTAAGAGCATATATTAAACGGAACCCCGGAATAAAAATGGTAATCGTTGATACATTCGGGAAGTTCCTAAGCATTCAAGACGGCAATGATTACAATGAAGTGGTGAGAACGGCAAGTTCTCTAAAAGCCATAGCAGATGAATTTTCTATCTGTATAATTGCAATTCATCATACTAAAAAGGGTGGCGGTGATAGTTCGGATTGGACAGAAATGGTTCTTGGCAGTCAAGGATTATCCGCAACAGCAGATCAGACCCTACTACTAAAACGAAAAAGGGGAGAATCAAAAGCTGAATTGCTTTTAACCGGGCGGCGGGTTCGGGATGATCTTGTTTATGAGTTAGAATTTAACTCCGCTGTTGGTTCCTGGACAATTTCAGATGAAAAGGAATTCAAGGTCGAAACCCGGCTAAACGAAACGCAATCGGCAATTATTGATTTGTTACAAGCAGAGTCCCGAACATTCACGGTTTCGGAAATTGCCAAAGCATTGAACAAGGCGAGGTCAACCATTTCCGAGCAAACAAAAAAGCTGGCAGATTCCGGGCTAATTGAAAATCTTTACCAGGGACAATATCGGATTAAACCCTCTGAAACCATCTCTGAGCGTTCGTTCGGTTCGGCTCCACTAGGAAAACCGAACGAACCGAACACCGAACCCGTAGAAAATAAGGCAGAAACAGATGATATGATCCTAAAAACAATAATGGATTTTGATCCGCAAATTGTTTCCGTCAAGGATTTATCAGAGTTATTGGACATTCCCCTTGAAACCGTAGAAGTCCGATGTAAAGAATTGGTTGACAACGGATCAATAACTCAACGTGAAAGCGGCTATTCCGCATTGGGGTTATTCTAA